In Dehalococcoidales bacterium, one genomic interval encodes:
- a CDS encoding pyridoxal-phosphate dependent enzyme, whose product VVAGVGTGGTLMGISSVMKEANPKLRVVAVEPEEAAVMFGGSDARISEHSIQGIGDGFIPQLIDMSSVDDVITVGSEEAVNTARKLSREYGLLVGISSGANMYAAFQVARECGRVATVLPDRGERYLSMNLFKY is encoded by the coding sequence TGTTGTGGCCGGTGTTGGCACTGGCGGCACGCTGATGGGTATCTCAAGTGTTATGAAAGAGGCGAATCCGAAACTCAGAGTGGTTGCCGTGGAACCGGAGGAGGCGGCCGTCATGTTTGGTGGCAGTGACGCCAGAATCAGCGAACACAGTATTCAGGGAATCGGCGATGGCTTTATACCTCAGCTGATAGACATGAGCAGTGTTGACGACGTTATCACGGTGGGAAGTGAAGAAGCTGTCAACACAGCCAGAAAACTTTCCAGGGAGTATGGACTGCTGGTGGGAATAAGCTCTGGCGCAAACATGTATGCTGCATTTCAGGTAGCCAGGGAATGTGGCAGAGTCGCCACCGTTCTACCGGATAGGGGTGAAAGGTATTTGAGCATGAACCTGTTTAAATACTGA
- the fdhD gene encoding formate dehydrogenase accessory sulfurtransferase FdhD, which yields MENNIETLNIRRVTEEVANDIEDIVVREFPMTIIFNDRELVTLLCTPSNLKNLAVGFLFSEGFIESKDEIRNVTINDGTGVVRVETEGGDEPAKEALFSRLITSGCGRGASFYSATDVAGQKVESLLKITARNILALARKFQHHSETYRATGGVHAAALCDSADILVFDEDIGRHNAMDKVFGECLLKDIPTDDRLVITSGRISSEILLKVSKRNVPILVSKSAPTNLGVKLANDLGITLIGFVRGKRANVYTNSWRVTVDG from the coding sequence ATGGAAAACAATATAGAGACACTCAATATCCGACGAGTCACCGAGGAAGTCGCCAACGATATCGAAGACATTGTCGTCAGGGAATTCCCCATGACCATCATTTTCAACGACCGGGAGCTGGTTACGCTCCTTTGCACCCCGAGCAACCTGAAGAACCTGGCGGTCGGGTTTCTCTTCTCGGAGGGCTTTATCGAGAGTAAGGATGAAATCAGGAATGTGACCATCAACGACGGCACCGGTGTTGTCCGGGTGGAAACCGAGGGCGGCGATGAACCTGCCAAAGAAGCACTGTTCAGCCGGTTGATTACATCCGGTTGCGGCCGGGGCGCTTCATTCTACAGCGCCACCGACGTCGCCGGACAGAAGGTGGAATCGCTGCTCAAGATAACGGCCCGGAATATTCTTGCTTTAGCTAGGAAGTTTCAGCACCATTCGGAGACATACAGGGCTACCGGCGGAGTTCACGCGGCAGCCCTGTGTGATTCTGCCGATATCCTCGTCTTCGATGAGGATATCGGGCGGCACAATGCCATGGACAAGGTCTTCGGGGAATGCCTTCTCAAGGATATACCGACCGATGACCGCCTGGTGATTACCAGCGGCAGGATTTCATCGGAGATACTGCTCAAGGTATCAAAGCGAAACGTTCCGATACTGGTCTCAAAGTCGGCACCCACAAACCTGGGGGTGAAGCTGGCCAATGACCTGGGGATTACGCTGATTGGCTTCGTCCGCGGGAAGAGAGCGAACGTTTACACCAACAGTTGGCGGGTCACGGTTGACGGGTAG
- the nifU gene encoding Fe-S cluster assembly scaffold protein NifU, producing MSDVQSLYSEKVMEHFRNPRNVGDMENPDGTGHVGNPICGDIMELYIKVDNGIITDAKFKTFGCGAAIATSSMVTEIVKGKTIDEALKISNQAVAEALGGLPAAKMHCSVLAEDALRSAIDDYLGKGKGTGTEASGDEKNA from the coding sequence ATGTCAGACGTTCAGTCATTATACAGCGAGAAGGTGATGGAGCACTTCAGAAACCCCAGAAACGTCGGTGATATGGAGAACCCTGATGGTACCGGGCATGTCGGTAACCCGATATGTGGCGATATCATGGAACTCTATATCAAGGTGGATAACGGCATCATCACCGATGCCAAGTTCAAGACCTTTGGCTGTGGGGCTGCCATTGCCACAAGCTCTATGGTTACCGAGATTGTCAAGGGCAAGACAATAGACGAGGCTCTCAAGATATCCAACCAGGCGGTGGCCGAAGCCCTCGGCGGACTACCGGCGGCCAAGATGCATTGCTCCGTCCTCGCTGAAGATGCCCTGAGGTCGGCCATTGACGATTACCTGGGCAAAGGAAAGGGAACCGGGACCGAGGCATCCGGAGACGAGAAGAACGCCTGA
- a CDS encoding IscS subfamily cysteine desulfurase, producing the protein MKRVYLDYAATTPTHPDVVRAMLPYFTDSFGNPSSIYSYGQEAKGAIEEAREKVAAIIGAREDEIVFTSGGTEADNFAIKGTAFAHQNEFAHQNEFAHQNKFAHQNKRNHIITSAIEHHAVLETCHFLERRGFSLTYLPVDEYGLVDPAELKEVITDNTVLVSIMHANNEIGTIQPIKELAVIAREAGAYFHTDAVQTVGHIPINVDELGVDLLSISAHKLYGPKGVGALYIRKGTRLVPFMHGGGQERNRRGSTENVPAIAGFGKAAEIARQEMPEEGPRLTILRDCLIKRILEQIEDTRLNGDPVNRLPNNVNVSISYVEGESMLLNLDLEAICASTGSACSSSSLEASHVLLALGLAHEQAHSSLRFTMGKWTTEEDIDRVMETLPQIVAKLRAMSPLLKSR; encoded by the coding sequence ATGAAACGCGTGTATCTTGATTATGCGGCAACTACACCGACACACCCTGATGTGGTCAGGGCGATGTTGCCCTATTTCACGGACTCCTTTGGTAACCCTTCGTCCATCTATTCCTATGGACAGGAAGCAAAAGGTGCTATTGAGGAAGCGCGTGAAAAGGTCGCCGCTATCATCGGTGCCCGGGAGGATGAAATAGTCTTCACCAGCGGCGGCACGGAAGCGGACAACTTCGCTATCAAGGGCACCGCATTCGCTCATCAGAATGAGTTCGCTCATCAGAATGAGTTCGCCCATCAGAACAAGTTCGCTCATCAGAACAAGCGCAACCACATCATCACCAGCGCCATCGAGCACCATGCCGTCCTCGAGACATGCCATTTCCTGGAGAGACGCGGCTTCTCGCTGACCTATCTGCCGGTCGATGAGTATGGGCTGGTAGACCCGGCAGAGCTCAAGGAAGTCATTACGGACAATACGGTCCTCGTTTCCATAATGCATGCCAATAACGAAATTGGAACGATACAGCCGATTAAGGAACTGGCGGTCATTGCCAGAGAGGCCGGAGCCTACTTCCATACGGATGCGGTGCAGACCGTGGGTCACATTCCGATAAACGTAGATGAGCTTGGTGTAGACCTGCTTTCGATATCCGCCCACAAGCTGTACGGACCCAAGGGCGTCGGTGCTCTCTACATCAGAAAAGGCACCAGGCTGGTACCCTTCATGCACGGCGGTGGCCAGGAAAGGAACCGGCGCGGCAGTACCGAGAACGTCCCGGCTATTGCCGGCTTCGGTAAGGCGGCCGAGATTGCCCGACAGGAAATGCCGGAAGAGGGCCCGCGTCTCACCATCCTCCGCGACTGCCTCATCAAGAGAATCCTCGAACAGATTGAGGACACACGCCTGAACGGCGACCCGGTAAACAGACTGCCCAATAACGTCAATGTCAGCATCAGCTACGTTGAGGGCGAGTCAATGCTGCTCAATCTTGACCTGGAAGCCATCTGTGCTTCCACGGGTTCCGCGTGCAGCTCGTCCAGCCTCGAAGCATCCCACGTGCTCCTTGCACTCGGCCTGGCTCACGAACAGGCGCACAGTTCGCTGCGGTTCACCATGGGTAAGTGGACCACCGAGGAGGACATAGACCGTGTAATGGAGACACTGCCACAAATCGTTGCCAAGCTCAGGGCTATGTCGCCACTGTTGAAAAGCCGATAG
- a CDS encoding NIL domain-containing protein — translation MDSAREAEYEIGYSADPRRTPDTVLPGLNCAILVLIKGWKTEMVKRRVMFTFPQEHVREPIIYTLGNQFQLATNIRRADISEDKGWVVLELEGNPEEIERGIAWVTARGVRVDPAIGDGIEG, via the coding sequence GTGGATTCAGCCAGGGAGGCGGAGTATGAAATCGGATACTCCGCTGATCCACGCAGGACACCGGACACAGTATTGCCGGGCCTCAACTGTGCTATACTGGTGCTTATAAAGGGATGGAAAACTGAAATGGTCAAGAGACGAGTGATGTTTACCTTCCCGCAGGAACATGTCAGAGAACCTATCATCTATACCCTCGGTAACCAGTTCCAGTTAGCTACCAACATCCGCCGTGCCGATATATCCGAGGACAAGGGTTGGGTGGTACTGGAACTGGAGGGCAATCCCGAGGAGATAGAACGGGGAATTGCCTGGGTCACTGCCCGTGGTGTGAGGGTCGACCCTGCTATCGGAGACGGTATCGAAGGATAG
- the cysE gene encoding serine O-acetyltransferase has translation MFDTLREDIQTVFKEDPAARSILEVLSCYPGLHALWSHRLARFLWRHRLRLLGRVVSHINRFFTGIEIHPGARIGRRFFIDHGAGVVIGETAEIGDNVLLYQGVVLGGTTLSKGKRHPTIGNKVVVGAGAIVLCAITIGDGARIGSGSVVVKSVPPGATVVGIPGRVVEDRQRTLADLDHGQLPDPVAETIRLVLRKQERLNERLRRLETANGLAVTASEDDLKDWQQEVASGFSQGGGV, from the coding sequence ATGTTCGATACCCTGCGGGAGGATATCCAGACAGTTTTTAAGGAAGACCCGGCAGCGAGGAGTATACTTGAGGTACTCAGCTGCTATCCGGGGCTGCATGCCCTGTGGAGTCATCGGCTCGCCCGCTTCCTGTGGCGCCACAGGTTGCGCTTACTGGGGCGTGTAGTGTCCCACATCAATCGCTTCTTTACCGGTATCGAAATACACCCCGGGGCCAGGATCGGACGGCGCTTCTTCATAGACCACGGTGCCGGAGTGGTAATCGGTGAGACTGCCGAAATCGGTGACAACGTGCTGTTGTATCAGGGTGTCGTTCTTGGAGGCACCACCCTGAGCAAGGGTAAGCGCCATCCCACAATAGGCAACAAAGTGGTAGTTGGTGCGGGTGCAATAGTCCTGTGTGCAATCACAATCGGAGACGGCGCTAGAATCGGTTCCGGCTCTGTGGTGGTGAAATCGGTGCCACCGGGAGCAACAGTGGTTGGCATTCCGGGAAGAGTCGTCGAGGACCGTCAGAGGACACTCGCCGACCTCGACCACGGACAACTCCCCGACCCCGTAGCCGAAACAATCAGGCTGGTGCTCAGAAAACAGGAGAGGCTGAACGAACGTTTGCGGCGGCTCGAAACCGCGAACGGACTAGCAGTTACCGCATCTGAAGATGACCTGAAAGACTGGCAGCAGGAGGTTGCCAGTGGATTCAGCCAGGGAGGCGGAGTATGA
- a CDS encoding RrF2 family transcriptional regulator: MKLTTRGQYATRALLDLALHQDDEPVLLRDIAHRQQFSQQYLEHLITPLIAAGIMTSTRGRKGGVSLGRLPEDIGLDEVIHLLEGSVEVVQCVGNPGVCHRSHLCAVRDVWEELKKAIDGVLQSITLRDLVERQKNKEQTAK, translated from the coding sequence ATGAAGCTTACTACCAGAGGACAATACGCCACCAGAGCTCTCCTCGACCTTGCTCTGCACCAGGACGATGAGCCGGTCCTGCTACGTGATATTGCCCATCGGCAGCAATTCTCGCAGCAGTATCTGGAGCACCTGATTACACCCCTCATCGCAGCAGGAATTATGACCAGCACCCGTGGGCGTAAGGGAGGTGTATCGCTGGGTCGTCTACCGGAGGATATCGGGCTGGATGAAGTCATTCACCTCCTTGAAGGCTCCGTTGAGGTGGTACAGTGCGTCGGTAACCCCGGAGTGTGCCACCGCTCACATCTCTGTGCTGTTCGAGATGTCTGGGAGGAGTTAAAAAAGGCAATCGATGGAGTCCTTCAATCAATAACCCTGCGGGACCTGGTGGAGCGCCAGAAGAATAAGGAACAAACAGCCAAGTGA